GCCGCCGAGCGCGGCGTTGATCGAGAAGCCGCCGGTGTAGCTGCACAGGTCGAGCACGCGCATGCCCTTCACGAGTTCGCCGAAACGCTTCCGGTTGTCGCGCTGGTCGCAGAAGAAACCCGTCTTGTGCCCCTCGGCGAAATCCACCTCGTATTTCACCCCGTGTTCACGGATGCGCACCTTGTCGGGCGCGGAGGCCGTTAGCTCCTTCATCTGCGAAGGCTTGATGCCCTCGAGGCTGCCGAGGTCGTGGTCCACGTGGACGCGCACGTGCTTCGTGCCGCACAGCTCGTGCAGGAGCGGCAGCCACTTCGGCAGGCGCTGGAAGATGCCGAGCGAATAGACGTCGCAGTAAAGCGTGTCGCCATAGCGGTCGATCGTCAGGCCGCTGATGCCGTCGCCGTCGGAATTGATCACGCGCCAGGCGTCGGTCACGGCGTCGAGCTTGCCAAAATCCTTGCGCAGCGCGACGGCCCGGCGGATGGCCGTCTCAAAATACTCCTCGCCCAGCGGCTGCGCGGTGTGGACGACCACGCGCAGCGGCATCTTGGCGCGCGGGTTGAAGAGCCCGATACCGACGCGGTGGCCGAACTTGTCGTAAACCGACACCAGATCACCGGGCCGGGCGTCGGACGACACCTCGCCGAGCATGCGCGGGAAGATCGCCGGCTGGAACGACACGAACTTCAGCTGTGCCCACGGCCGCTGCCACTGCGATTGGGGTAGCGGCTCAGGCTGGTCGGCCCAGGACGGAGCCTTGGTCTTCACCGCCGGCTCAGGGCGGAGGGCGGGTTTGTTGGCAGCGGATTTGGCCTCGCGGGCGTCGGACATGGGCGGATTGGGAAGCATGCCGCGACGCTTGGCAATCCATTGGAGGCGGGACTAGCAGTCCCGCGAAATAGGGATCACGACACCTGGAACACGCGAGGCGGATGGTCCCGCCTTGTTGCTCCACCAAACGAAAAGGCCGGTCCCGAAGGACCGGCCTTGAAAGATTTCGAGACGGAGGGGTCCCGGCTCCCGTTTCGGCAGCGTGCCTTACGCCACGCGCTCGACGACGAGCGGGGGCGGGATCGGGCGTTTCGGGGCGAGACGGTAGGCGTCCTTGAAGTAGTTCAGCGCCTGCTCGAGCTTCGCCTCGTCGTTGTAGTGGATCATCATCAGCGGCTCGCCCTGCTTGACCTGCGTGCCGACCTTCTTGATCTCCGAGACGCCGACGGCGTAGTCGATCTTGTTGTGGTGCGCGGGGTCCTTGCCGGCGCCGAGGAGCGAGACGCCCTTGGCGATCATGGCGGCGTTGATGGTGTGAACGTAGCCGCGCTTCGGGGCGGGCAGCTTGCGGATGTGGCGCGCGGTCGGGAACTTCTCCGGGTGGTCGATGAAGGACGTGTCACCGCCCTGGGCGCGGATCATGTCCTTGAACTTCTCCAGCGCGGAGCCGTCGGTGAGGTGGCGCTGCACGGTCTGCTTGGCCGAGAGCGTGGAGCCCGCGACGCCGGCGAGGCGCACGATTTCCATGCCGAGCTTGAGCACGAGCTCTTTCATGTCCTCCGGGCCCTCGCCCTTCAGGAGCGCGATGGCCTCCTTGAGCTCGAGCGCGGTGCCGACGGTGTCGCCGAGCGGCTGGTTCATGTCGGTGACGAGCGCGACGCAGCGGCGCTTCATGGAGCGGCCGACGCGGGTCATGGAACGGGCGAGCTGCTTGGCCTGCTCGAGATCCTTGATGAAGGAGCCGTTGCCCCACTTCACGTCGATCACGAGGCCCTCGGCGCCCTCGGCCAGCTTCTTGGAGAGCACGCTGCCGGTGATGAGCGGGAGGCTCGGGATGGTGCCGGTCTCGAGGCGCAGGTCGTAGAAAATCTTGTCGGCCGGCGCGAGATCGGTGCTCTGTTCGGCGATCGCGCCGCCGACACGGGCGAGCTGATCCTGGAAGTGCTGGATCGTCATGTGGCTCTTGAAGCCGGGGACGGCCGAGAGCTTTTCCAGCGTGGTGATGACGAACTCCTGTTCGACACCGCACATCATCGGCACCACGACGCCGCTGGCCATCGCGAGCGGGGCGAGCACGAGGGCGGTCTTGTCGCCCACGCCGCCGGTCGAATACTTGTCGATCTTCGGCTTGGCGATGTGGGACAGGTCAATGACCTCGCCCGACAGCATCATTTCCTCGGTGAGAATCGCCGTCTCCTGCGCCGACATGTTCGCGAAGTAGATCGCCATCAGCAGGGCGGCCTGCTGGTGCTGCGGCATCTCCCCGTCGAGGGTCGAGTCGATGATGTAGCGGATTTCTTCCTGCGTGAATTCCTGGCCGTCGCGTTTCTTCTCAATCAGGGAAGTAAACGACGGCTTGATGAACCGACGCGTGGGAATGGGACGTTTTCTCATGGAGGAGGTCACTGTAGGTAATTGGCGAAACGGCGCCTTGCGGCGCAAAGCTCGAAGAGGCAATGGTTTTTGACGATTTTGTCGAGCCTAAAAACCCGGCATGACCGCGAGTTATTCACCGCGGCAGCCAGCCGGGCACGCAGATCAGGCCTGGCCGGCGCACCCGCGAAAATGCTTCTTGCTCAGAGCCAAGCGCAATTCCTCAATCGCCCGATGTCCCTCCCGTTCAACGTCGCCGCCCATCTCGATGCCCGCCTTCGGGCCGCTGCCGATCGTCTCGGCCTGGCCGGACGCGGCTTTGATCCCGAGGTCCGCGTGGCCGATCCGGCACATGGCGACTACCAGGCCAACGGCGCCCTCGCCTTCGCCAAACGCGAAAAACAAAACCCGCGCGCCCTCGCCCAGCAGATCGTGGATCAGGCGGCGGAATTGTCGGCCGATTTCGACCTCACGCTCGCCGGCCCGGGCTTCATCAATTTCCGCGCCAAGCCCGCCTCCCTGCTCACCTGGCTCAGCACCCACGATTCCGAGGAACAACTGCGCGCCGGCGCCTCCGCCAGCCACGCCGGCCAAACCTGGGTCGTTGACTACTCTTCGCCCAACACCGCGAAACAGATGCACGTCGGCCACCTGCGCTCCGCCGTGATCGGCGAGGCCATCTGTCGACTGCTAGCCTTCACCGGCGCGAAAGTCATCCGCGACAACCATCTCGGCGACTGGGGCACGCAGTTCGGCAAGCTCATCTACGGCTACAAGCGCTGGGTGGACGACGAGGCGCTGATGACCGACCCGATCGAGGAACTGGAGCGTCTCTACAAGCTCGGCCATGCCGCCACGCCCGACGGCTCGCCCGAGCTCGAGGAAGCCAAACGCGAACTCGTCAAGCTCCAGACCGGCGACGCGCAGAACGTCGCTCTCTGGAAAAAATTTTCCGACGTCAGCCTCGCGGCCTTCCAGCAGATCTACGACCGGCTCGGCATCGTGTTCGACCACAACCTCGGCGAGTCGTTCTACAACGACAAGGTCGAGCGCATCTACCGCGAACTGGGCGAGACCAAGCTCGCCGAGACCAGCGAGGGCGCCCTCGTGGTCTTTCACCCCGAGCACCCGCGCTTCGCCAAGCAGCCGTTTCTCATCCGCAAGGCGGACGGCGCGAGCAACTACGCCTCGACCGACCTCGCCACCGCACTTTACCGCACCGAGCACTTCACGGCCGATGGCATCGTCGTCGTCACCGACTTCCGCCAAGGCGACCATTTCGAGCAGCTCTTCCTCACGGTGAAGAAATGGTTCGCCGCGAAAAGCTACCGCCTGCCCGAGTTGCACCATGTGACCTTCGGCGCCGTGACCGGCGAGGACGGCAAGGCGCTCAAGACCCGCGACGGCGGCGTCATCAAGCTCAAGGCCCTGCTCGACGAGGCGGAAGACCGCGCCTTCGCGATCGTCACGGAGAAAAATCCCGACCTGTCCGAGGACGAGCGCCGCGAGATTGCGCGCGCCGTGGGCATCGGCGCCGTGCAATACGCCGACCTCGCGCAAAACCGCTCGAGCAACTACGTGTTTTCGTGGGACAAGATGCTGGCGCTCGAGGGCAACACCGCGCCCTACCTGCTCTACGCCGTGGCGCGCGTGCGTTCCATCTTCCGCAAAGCCGAGCTTGATCCCGCCCAGCCGCCGGTCGCCGGTGCCACCGCCCCCGAGACCGCGCAGGAACTCGCGCTGGCCCGCAAGCTCGTGCAGTTCGCCGACGCCGTGAAACTCGCCACCGACCAGCTCCGTCCGCACTTCCTCTGCCTCTACCTGTTCGAGCTGGCCGGCGCCTACAGCGCGTTCTACGCCGCCGACAAGGTCATCGTGGACGACCCGGCCGTGCGCGCCCGCCGCCTGCTGCTCTGCCACCGCACGCTCATCACGCTCGAGACCGGCCTGCACCTGCTCGGCCTGCGCACGCTGGAGAGAATGTGATGGGAGGGAATCCCCAAACACCAAACCGCCCAAGCCAAATAGATTTCGAGCCTCCCGGTTTTTAGCCCTTATTTGGCGTTTGGCTTGGGGCGTTTGAGGTTTCCAACCTGACTTCGCTCTTGCGGCGACCCGCCTGCCGGGCAACATCCGCGGCATGGCCAACCAAGAGATTTACGTCCGCGGCGTGAACGACACCGAGGCCCGCGGCCCCTTC
This DNA window, taken from Oleiharenicola lentus, encodes the following:
- a CDS encoding class I SAM-dependent rRNA methyltransferase codes for the protein MSDAREAKSAANKPALRPEPAVKTKAPSWADQPEPLPQSQWQRPWAQLKFVSFQPAIFPRMLGEVSSDARPGDLVSVYDKFGHRVGIGLFNPRAKMPLRVVVHTAQPLGEEYFETAIRRAVALRKDFGKLDAVTDAWRVINSDGDGISGLTIDRYGDTLYCDVYSLGIFQRLPKWLPLLHELCGTKHVRVHVDHDLGSLEGIKPSQMKELTASAPDKVRIREHGVKYEVDFAEGHKTGFFCDQRDNRKRFGELVKGMRVLDLCSYTGGFSINAALGGATEITAVDLDEKVIAQGRRNANLNQVSPNKLKWVHADAFAYAKQMKTNGEQFDAVLCDPPKFVMTRDPEFAAEGMRKYADLNTIAASLVKPGGLFVTCSCSGLVSLETFEECVIKGVHRLNRRLQIFDRTGPGVDHPVYSNCLESRYLKLLWARVS
- a CDS encoding thymidine phosphorylase — its product is MRKRPIPTRRFIKPSFTSLIEKKRDGQEFTQEEIRYIIDSTLDGEMPQHQQAALLMAIYFANMSAQETAILTEEMMLSGEVIDLSHIAKPKIDKYSTGGVGDKTALVLAPLAMASGVVVPMMCGVEQEFVITTLEKLSAVPGFKSHMTIQHFQDQLARVGGAIAEQSTDLAPADKIFYDLRLETGTIPSLPLITGSVLSKKLAEGAEGLVIDVKWGNGSFIKDLEQAKQLARSMTRVGRSMKRRCVALVTDMNQPLGDTVGTALELKEAIALLKGEGPEDMKELVLKLGMEIVRLAGVAGSTLSAKQTVQRHLTDGSALEKFKDMIRAQGGDTSFIDHPEKFPTARHIRKLPAPKRGYVHTINAAMIAKGVSLLGAGKDPAHHNKIDYAVGVSEIKKVGTQVKQGEPLMMIHYNDEAKLEQALNYFKDAYRLAPKRPIPPPLVVERVA
- the argS gene encoding arginine--tRNA ligase — its product is MSLPFNVAAHLDARLRAAADRLGLAGRGFDPEVRVADPAHGDYQANGALAFAKREKQNPRALAQQIVDQAAELSADFDLTLAGPGFINFRAKPASLLTWLSTHDSEEQLRAGASASHAGQTWVVDYSSPNTAKQMHVGHLRSAVIGEAICRLLAFTGAKVIRDNHLGDWGTQFGKLIYGYKRWVDDEALMTDPIEELERLYKLGHAATPDGSPELEEAKRELVKLQTGDAQNVALWKKFSDVSLAAFQQIYDRLGIVFDHNLGESFYNDKVERIYRELGETKLAETSEGALVVFHPEHPRFAKQPFLIRKADGASNYASTDLATALYRTEHFTADGIVVVTDFRQGDHFEQLFLTVKKWFAAKSYRLPELHHVTFGAVTGEDGKALKTRDGGVIKLKALLDEAEDRAFAIVTEKNPDLSEDERREIARAVGIGAVQYADLAQNRSSNYVFSWDKMLALEGNTAPYLLYAVARVRSIFRKAELDPAQPPVAGATAPETAQELALARKLVQFADAVKLATDQLRPHFLCLYLFELAGAYSAFYAADKVIVDDPAVRARRLLLCHRTLITLETGLHLLGLRTLERM